The region cactccccgcatgGTCCATTTATTAATGTCAAAGATCGAACACTAGAAAGACATGCCCGAATCATATCACGCCATTTAGCAAAGAAACCCGTAAAAAATCATAATTATGAAAAGAAATTTCAAGAAAGGGGACCGTAAGTTTTCTCAAAATCTACTTTAAAAACCATGACTTTCTTCTTCCTCCACCTGCACCAATCCACTACCTCATTAACTACCAAATGTCCATCTAAAATATACCACCCCTTAATGAATGTTAATTGTTCCGTACTCACAACATAATCTACCACCTTAGTCAAGTGAAGAGATAAAGTCATAGCTATTACCTTATATTGAACTCCGACAAGGATAATAGGCCGATAATCATTAATAAGAAGAGGATTTATCACCTTAGAAATCAAGGTGATAAAAGAAGAATTACACCCGAACGAAATATGCGGAAATCGAAAAAAGTGCAGCAAACCTGTACACATCCTTTTTAACTACTTCCCAATATCTTTTTATGAAAGAAAATGTAAATCCATGTGGTTCTGGAGCTTTGTCACTTCCACAAGCCCATACTGCATCCCTAACCTCCTCCGACCTCCGAAGTTGGCATCGAGTCAAgcaataaaagtatttgatacgaTGTTAAATTCCGAAACCAAGAGCTACGATTAATAACTCGAGCACCATTAAATATGTCCAACTTTCCTTTATAAAACTCTAAAAAACCGGCTTTAGTTCTATCTTGTTGCATTACCCAATCATCCTCCACCTTGAtttcttttattgttttttatgacaattttatgataatattattatgtaACTCATAATAAAAACACATTTATATTTCGATTACACAATATTCTTACAattgtttgtataaaatactAACGTATTTACAAAGTTGAACTTTAGAGTTCAGATAAAAATATCACGATTAAATTCTATGACCGCTATTTATAGCATATCGTAAATTAATTTTGAAGTTTGGGAAAAATTAAAGTATTTTAGTTATTTAACCCAACAAGCCAACACCCAACAAACATAAGTTGATAAAAATATGAGAATACAGATATAACACATTAGTGTATTGGGTTTAGAATTTTAGATATATTACTGTTATATTGGGATTGAACATTAAGTTGACCCAAAAATAATACAACTAAACGACCAATATATAGTCCTTTGATGAAAATAGTTATAAACTCTTGTCGTTTATAAATTTATTTAAGTTTTCAAAAAACTATTTGGTgacttttacatatttatttctCTTATTAAGGGTATTTAAAGttgtttattttaaaatgtttatcgACATGGATTGATAGTTAATAATTATTATTCTAAACCtttatatgaaaatataaaaaatatttattaattaaaataattagtttttgataaattgttttttcaaattgtttgaaAATGTGTAATCACCGAAATTATGCTTCAAACATTTTTTGTAAGGTTAAATATTAGTTGTATTATTATTTTTGGGTCATGTTAATGTCTAAAGCCTAGTATAAAAGTTAAATGTCTAAACCCAATACACTAATAACTTATGTGTTGACATTTTGACAACTTGGACATGATATTTTCGTTTTCTAATGACATTGCCATCACCGAAGTCAtgtttcaaacattttttttcgaGAGTGATGTTTCAAACATTTTATATAAACGAGCCAACAAAAATCAATGgtgaaaatggattgaaaacttgAAATACGTTTATTTTCTTTCACAAAATCGAACTTAATTTACATATCCTATAAATGGCTGTCATAGAAGTTAATTTTTATAGATTGTATTATCAGCGTCATTAATCAAAAGTTCGACTTTGTAAATAAACAGTTAAACAGTAAAATACATTGGTAAAAGATAGTAAAATACGCTTGTTATTTCCTACAATTTGCTCATAATTACATCGTCCACTATTTTGTGTGTTTCGGTATCAAGATATTCTAAAAAAATTCAATATCTATCTATAAACATCATTATGAAAAAAGTAAATCGTACCCCTGACAGTAATTTCCTACATATCCCAAAGGTATTAGGAGATTGTGCATCAGTGTATGTATTTGATCCTAAAAATCATTCTAGAATTATACACCCCTAAATATTCATTTGATCCTAAGTTTAGAGTATGCATGATCATAAAAGTCATAGAAGTTTATATAATATTGATattaataccaaaaaaaaaatattgaatggGAATAAAACTGAAATGAGTGGTCAAGTTTCTTAGCCACCAATCGCATTACAAAGCCTCGTAGTGGAATACTGGAAATACTCCATGTCGAAAAAGTTGAAACGTCTTCATCAACCACAAAAAGaatgtattaatttttttttcttttaataaaatccGATCTGTCATTTATGATTTATCTTCATCTAAAGAGAAGGTATCCGTGTAAATATACCTTGAAATATCCAACTCTTCATCGATTATGTGGGTGATCAACTGATCATGGATGATTGAAATCCATTAATCAACCGagttaaaatacaataaatattGAAATTATTTATCAAGAATCATGAAAAAAGTACATACAAAACCCCTCTATTTTCCTAATATGCACCATTTAACcctattaaaatataaaacaacCAAAACAATTTAAGAATCAGCCACACCTTGAATTCGAATGTTAAGCCTACGAAGCCAAACCGAATGTAGTATCATATGAAATACATCGTACCTCTTTGGAGGAAAATTAACTTCAAAATGTCGTCTAACTTGTTTCCCCCTCCTCTGCATTCTTAAATATTGTCTCGTAGATATACCAGTTAAAATCTGTTTAAGGTTTGGGATATCTTCAACCGTGAGTATAACCGCAAACGACTTCCAATTAAGGACATCGCTAAATGGGGCCACGTAACCATCCTTGATGAGAACCGGCACACAACCTGTATAAAGTGCTTCCACCATTCTTGGGCTTGCCACCTCATAACCACTCGGGGAAATGCAATATTTACTTTGTCGCAACATGGCCATGTACGAAACACCCTTTGGAAGGTACTTGTGGACTTGCAGGTCAGGGTCTTTGTCCTGCCAATACTCTAGAAGTATTGGCCTAATGGGACCATGTACCCCACCTGCAAAAAATGCCAAAACGGGCCGGTACCTTGGTGATGGCCCATTTAGTATCCCGTGTGTCGTTCCATCTGGGAGTAAAATCTCTGGGATGGACACGTCTTTCGTAGGATTAAACCCTTCTGATGTATTCGCATTGCATAGAGCTCGAATAGAATTCTTGAAAAGGTAAGGAACTGCTTTCGACAACTCCGGACCCTAAAAAACGTTACCACTTCAGAATCATATGACGAAAATGAAAACGACATAAAAACTACGTACACAAAATACTACTTACCCAATCGTGGCAAGCAACTGTAAAATGATCGGCTCCTAAACTGCGATTCCAAAAAGGGTACTTGGATCCCACAAGATCGACATAATCTTTAATCGTTTGCTTCATGGGAAGCCAATGGTCAACATTTGGATTACGCTCAAATATATAGTGTACCATCATCGTTGCACTCATCGGGAGGAAAAACACATGTGCTTTTTCGGGGTTTTTTGTTCGATATTTAGTGGTTTCCATTTGGTATATAAAGTTACCTTCCATTGCATATATGTTTTTGCAAGGTCCATCATGAAATATCGGGGGTTCTCCTTCTTCATACACAAACACCTTGAATTGCTTCTCCATCTCCAAATAACTCCTATATATATGACAAAGTATGAGTCAACTTTGAAGTCAAAAATATGAAATATAATAGGAAGGTAAGTAACACCCATGTGGTCCCACAAAATAATTATATAGATAAACCAGAATATCCCTATAATATTGCACATACTAAGATATTGTAGATAAAGTATAATTCATCAATGCATaagaaaaaaacatatataattaCCGTTGAAAAGCAGCTGCATTCCAATACATAGGACCATCCGGGACATAATCCGGATCATGAGTTTTATTCCCGGATTCAGCTTCTTTGATTGCTGCTCGAGCGCGTCCGAGACGAGCTTCGAGTTTATCCAAACTCGTGGATTTCCTATTGATTTGTGCATTAACAGGAAATCCATGAGTTTGATTAAAAGACACGAAAATGTCTGGTCCACTCAACGTCACATTCATGTCATCTTCCTTGGCAATAGCCTGTCAAGATTCTGTAAGTTAGTACAATTTCTTTATAAGAACTTGTAGTTATGCTCTAAATGTTGGACGTTTCTATATTCTTAGAAACTGACTATGctcattttctgaaaaagaaaaagtttaCCCAATTTAGGTAAATAGCGGTTTACGTAAACAGGAAAGATTAGAAGGACACAAGCTCTCAGTAACATCCTAAAAGAAAGCATGAAAAGAGACAAATGATGGCGTAGAAAGAATATTTTCATATGAATGGTCCTTATCCACATATACTTCAGCAAgttcaaaaaaatattaaaaggaATTTCACTTTGACTTTTCATGCCaaaaaaagcataaaaaaatgaattattttaaaaTGAATCGGATCAAcgtaaaaaattattttaaaaagaataCGATTCAATTTCATACTATTTTACTCATATATATTTCTCTATACAAAAATTTTCTTTGCAAAAGAAATAAATGGCAAAAATATAGGTGTTGCTTTTTAATGGGTCGGGTCGACCCGAAACATTTTTATCTCATTTACAGCTAATTTTGTTCTATTTTTGAGAAACCACCCGTTCAACCGGCTAGTTTTAACACGTTGCTTGTTTGGCCTAAATCACCCAAATAAATCCAATGGTCAATTAGCCAACTCAATATACAAACAATACGTACAAAACAACTGATCACATTTTTTTTGAAGTTCACAAAACAACAATATAATGCGATTGAGAacaaaagtttattaatcatCAATTTTAAATTTTGGTTAACCTTAAAGAATTAAAAAAGTTAATAACCTTGATCAATTTATAAGCATATATTAATGGATTTTGGCTACATGATATGAGTTAAAATGATTTGAATTAAGTCTATtcacaaaattaaacaattattgTAATATTTAGGTATTTATAATCTTAAATATGAAAAAAAGAAATGGTGAAATTAGTGTTTATAGGATACTTCAAACCAGTATCACACCAATTAATATGCATTTACATTTCCAATGTCCGAATTAAACTCTTTTGACCAAATTTtagatttaatttatttattattcatTTAAATTGAAATTAATTTCATTGAATTAGAATTAGGATATATAAGATTCTTATGTTATAAGTATTTAAGATATCAAAAAACctgattaattatttaaaattagtGTAAAATGATCAAGTGGGAACAGGGAACTTACAGGCAACTCAACGTCCATTTCATCTTCCATAGCCAACGGTGGATAAGAAGAATTAGAAGTCTGATGAAACACATAATCTTCCGATGGCCCTTCAGCCACCTCACCACCACCTTCGACCACCGTTGGCCGTCGCCCCAATGACACAGAACCCACCACTGCCACCGCTTCGTTATCTTTAATTGCAGAACTAGAATAAGAAGTAATCACAGAACTCCAAACCCAAGGATAATACTTTGACCCATCagccaagtttgactttttaaccCCAATAAACACAGCAACACCCATGAACGGCAGAATCAGCCATAGAAGCTTCATGGATGAGGTGGCTGAATTCCGCCATGAACccatctcctctctctctctctctctctctctctctctctctctctctctctctctctctctctctctctctctctacaaaaccCTGTTCTTAAGATCACCGAAAATTCATCTCCCAGTTTTCAATTCTGGAATAAGATACCTTACCAAAAAGCAAACCACTACTTCCTTCTgttcttttctctctctaaactttcATGTTCTCTCTTTGTCtctctatatatgtacatatatatatatatacacgctgTATCTATaggtttctctctctagaaacagAAGAAGTTTTACAATTGGTGAAAGATGGTTGCGCCATCACGCCAAGCGTCTCGTCTCGTCTTGTTTTGCTCTCTGTTTCCGAGTTGTTCATGCAAAAAAAGTATTTAATTCTgattaaatatttgtttttttgcATTAATTTTACGGTTATGTCCCTCAATGCTTTAACCGATGATCTCATAAATTTCTCGTATTTTGGGGCATTGCTTGTTTATTATACGCGCAGAAGTGGTGTTTGAAATTCACTCGCGCTATACATCGTTGGATTTTCAAGATGAAAACGCATGCGTATGAAAACAGGACGGTGAGACATGGGTCCATTTAAGACATTGCCGCTTCAAAACACAAGTGATCTGATTTACTTGCCTATTTTTAGTGATACCAGTTAATTGACATAAATGCCCTTGCTTCATTTTTTTTTCCACTATGTATTTAACTTTAGAagtatttaatcaaataaataacGAAAATCAATTGTCATAAGGCTGCCCGGTATCGAGAGTTTGCTTACGGATCAAAACCGACATGGCGGAGATTTTCATGTTTGAACACCGGTCAAGGGGGGCGTAATTGTGTTGTGGTTTGGCTAGCTTCATGGACGATTACGGTCTACGGAGAATGTGATTGGCTAGCTCGAAAACGCTCACAAAACCGACTGATGCTATATAACCGttgttatattaaaaaagttTATATTTAAACCAACCATTTTATACATATTTCATACTACAAACACATCAATTTCTTTTTatatcctcatattttcttcGAATTATAGATCCAAATCAAAATACTCTAACCATTCCAAACAATTCAAATGATCCATACTGACATGTTGATACTTACATGTAAATGTTAACATCCTCAATTCAACAACTTATATACCACAACAATTCAACGATTCTCAATTTCAAGCTTTTCATCAACGAACTTTTTTTTAAACAACAAACTAATCTAATCCTAAATTACCACATATTTCTCCAACGAGACTTGAGCGACTTATTTTCAATTGAGAAAGTCACTCCTTACTGCTAGGTCAAAGGCCCTTTGGTAACAACCTTCTCAATCTTAACAATTTCAAACACAACCATTTCAACCTCAATAATTTCAAGCACAACCATCTCAACCCTAAAGTCAAGTCACATTTTCTTTATCCCAACCTATAAACCTCGACGATGACGATCGATTTATCCCTCTCATCCCTATTTCTTCAAAAGCTTAATGCTTATTATTAAAGAACATATCATTAGCTTCTTATGGATATAAAACACACgttttaattattttttctttcattttctttAGATTTCACAATTTGATCATAAAAATCAATCATTATTGTAGACCAATCATTGAAAATGGTAACCAACACCCAAGAATGAGTGAAGAATATGTTGGGTTTTATTAGCATCAATACACAATCTAAAGGTAGTAGAAACAATCAAAAGATTTACTTATGTATACATGCACCCAAGATATAGGTTTTACATGTTATGGCAACAAACTTATAAAatcaaccaaaaaaaaaaacatactaaCCCCTTGATTGCTCGATTGGGATCTCGTACGCGCCAATGCTTGCAGGGGCTGAAAAATCCAAAGTAGAACCCCTCTAATGAAGTCAGACCCACAACCaccaacactacaagaaaaacacgATTTTGCTAGAGAAGGATTCCGTTGCGGAAAGCTGAAATTCCGTTGCAAAAGACGAATAACAATGGAATTTGCGACGACCGATTTCCGTCCCCAAAACCCCCGTAGCGAGGGTTTGCTAGG is a window of Lactuca sativa cultivar Salinas chromosome 1, Lsat_Salinas_v11, whole genome shotgun sequence DNA encoding:
- the LOC111906553 gene encoding probable glycosyltransferase At5g03795 — protein: MGSWRNSATSSMKLLWLILPFMGVAVFIGVKKSNLADGSKYYPWVWSSVITSYSSSAIKDNEAVAVVGSVSLGRRPTVVEGGGEVAEGPSEDYVFHQTSNSSYPPLAMEDEMDVELPAIAKEDDMNVTLSGPDIFVSFNQTHGFPVNAQINRKSTSLDKLEARLGRARAAIKEAESGNKTHDPDYVPDGPMYWNAAAFQRSYLEMEKQFKVFVYEEGEPPIFHDGPCKNIYAMEGNFIYQMETTKYRTKNPEKAHVFFLPMSATMMVHYIFERNPNVDHWLPMKQTIKDYVDLVGSKYPFWNRSLGADHFTVACHDWGPELSKAVPYLFKNSIRALCNANTSEGFNPTKDVSIPEILLPDGTTHGILNGPSPRYRPVLAFFAGGVHGPIRPILLEYWQDKDPDLQVHKYLPKGVSYMAMLRQSKYCISPSGYEVASPRMVEALYTGCVPVLIKDGYVAPFSDVLNWKSFAVILTVEDIPNLKQILTGISTRQYLRMQRRGKQVRRHFEVNFPPKRYDVFHMILHSVWLRRLNIRIQGVADS